In the genome of Pseudomonadota bacterium, one region contains:
- a CDS encoding erythromycin esterase family protein, which translates to MISQRMYLALLGLSTLALSACGGGDGGSAAPAPPEVARPPPDSAPPTPDVLLSDAQLQTGADANAARVDDDAAAWFAANAKTVRSLTVDDDFSDLDFLADVLESKRLVALGESSHGVKQFSQAKVRLIKYLHEALGFNLLAFEGGLFDCEYAQGILERGLARDAMNSCLFSVWQTAELRELFDYLVSTQSTATPLRITGFDVQFSGVNSDQRPAELERMVAKVSPAYAEEVLELEQRFFAAIGAAQAATSASSNAITSLTDAVPGLQVDYTTLSDYLLANETIIVGDGEYTPLQVRIAAQYTRTAPFFASQLAQRFTNTFGASERDRGMGENLIALATQIYPQEKIIAWAHNAHLRHQGTGFLPDANMGVFVHDLLEPQLYTVGFYMYRGQHAFNDRSVQQVLAPLNFSLEAIFHSRRLAYLFLDIEGADPDAEGGAWLRTTTPTWEWGSEQTPLTLSEEYDGVLVIDTVTPPDYL; encoded by the coding sequence ATGATTTCTCAGCGTATGTACCTAGCGCTCCTGGGCTTATCCACCCTCGCGCTCAGCGCGTGCGGCGGAGGCGACGGCGGCAGTGCCGCACCGGCACCGCCCGAAGTCGCCAGGCCACCGCCAGACTCCGCCCCGCCCACACCCGACGTGTTGTTGAGCGACGCCCAGCTGCAAACCGGGGCAGATGCCAACGCGGCCCGCGTGGACGACGACGCTGCCGCCTGGTTTGCGGCAAACGCGAAGACCGTGCGCTCGCTGACCGTCGACGACGACTTCTCGGACCTTGACTTCCTCGCCGACGTCCTCGAGTCAAAGCGCCTGGTTGCCCTCGGCGAGAGTAGCCACGGGGTCAAGCAGTTCTCCCAAGCGAAGGTGCGCTTGATCAAGTACCTACACGAAGCCCTCGGCTTCAACCTCCTCGCCTTCGAAGGGGGCTTGTTCGATTGCGAATACGCCCAGGGCATTCTCGAACGCGGCCTGGCGCGCGACGCCATGAACAGCTGTCTGTTCAGCGTCTGGCAGACGGCGGAGCTACGCGAACTCTTCGACTACCTGGTGTCCACCCAGTCCACGGCGACGCCCCTGCGTATCACGGGCTTCGACGTTCAGTTCAGCGGGGTGAACAGCGACCAACGGCCTGCCGAACTGGAGCGTATGGTGGCCAAGGTGTCGCCCGCCTACGCCGAGGAAGTGCTCGAGCTGGAACAGCGCTTCTTCGCGGCCATCGGCGCAGCTCAAGCGGCGACCAGCGCCTCCAGCAACGCCATCACGAGCCTGACTGACGCCGTGCCGGGCCTGCAGGTGGACTACACCACGCTCAGCGACTACCTCCTCGCCAACGAGACGATCATCGTCGGCGACGGTGAGTACACTCCATTACAGGTGCGCATCGCGGCCCAGTACACGCGCACGGCCCCGTTCTTCGCAAGCCAGCTTGCGCAACGCTTTACCAATACCTTCGGCGCGAGCGAGCGAGATCGGGGCATGGGCGAGAATCTCATCGCCCTCGCCACCCAAATTTACCCGCAGGAGAAGATCATCGCGTGGGCGCATAACGCGCACCTTAGACACCAAGGCACGGGGTTTCTGCCCGATGCCAATATGGGTGTCTTCGTTCACGACCTCCTCGAGCCGCAGCTCTACACCGTGGGCTTCTACATGTACCGCGGTCAGCACGCTTTCAACGATCGCAGCGTGCAGCAGGTGTTGGCGCCGTTGAATTTCAGCCTCGAGGCGATCTTCCACAGTAGGCGCCTGGCGTACCTGTTCCTCGATATTGAGGGTGCCGACCCAGACGCTGAAGGCGGCGCCTGGCTGCGTACGACCACCCCCACGTGGGAATGGGGCAGCGAGCAGACGCCGCTCACCCTGTCGGAGGAATACGATGGGGTGCTGGTGATCGACACCGTCACCCCACCCGACTACCTCTGA
- a CDS encoding integrin alpha has protein sequence MRMKCVGTSVCVALLLISGSGRSAEFPALIDLTQLDGTDGFVISGIQRNGDLGATVSGLGDLNGDGIGDFGVSGFRYDVADRPNTGVTFVFFGAPDIGSSGALSLRLDGANGFRVVGAESFDVSGVSMSAMFDVNADGLHDFAISSSGVDLPDAGGVGEVAILFSGPELFGNGNFRLSTLDENNGFRMNGIEPGELFGERISRKTGDINGDGIQDMAAVAPSAEPDGLVSQGRVYVVFGGGDFGASATFDLNQLDGTNGFTIIGEAERQGLDKIEIVPDINGDGFDEVLVGAQGHDVGEVNNVGRAYLIFGGAAVAPGGLLDLEEFAADPIGRGFTLTGTGETTNLGEALAGLGDFNADGFNDIAIAEGRNRDNGEGSGVIFIVFGSPDVGESGEIDPRALYEPSAVGTAIIGEADPPSQLGTTLGASGDFNGDGYPDLPIFQLDTDAPGQPYPGGAARIVFGGPGFGESGPLLISMLDGSNGFTVFSPEERGDCGDGLDSAGDVNGDGIDDLIIGCPEARPDDISAAGTAYVVFGRNTVSDVDGDGIVDTSDNCIDVANADQRDTNDDGFGNVCDADLNNDCLVTGQDWLIMRDVLFTDNADADLDGNGIVNGGDALALFEARFTAPGPSGVDNACEAG, from the coding sequence ATGAGGATGAAGTGTGTTGGCACTTCCGTCTGTGTCGCGTTGTTGCTAATCAGTGGATCAGGTCGGTCGGCTGAATTCCCGGCACTAATTGATCTGACGCAGCTCGACGGGACGGACGGCTTTGTGATCTCCGGGATCCAACGGAACGGCGACCTGGGTGCGACGGTCAGCGGACTCGGTGATTTGAACGGCGATGGGATCGGTGACTTCGGCGTGTCGGGCTTTCGCTACGACGTGGCAGACCGTCCGAACACAGGCGTGACCTTCGTCTTCTTCGGCGCCCCCGACATCGGATCATCAGGCGCGTTGTCCCTGCGGCTGGACGGTGCTAATGGATTCCGTGTCGTGGGCGCCGAGTCGTTCGATGTCTCGGGCGTGTCGATGTCGGCGATGTTCGACGTCAACGCAGACGGCTTGCACGACTTTGCGATTAGCAGTTCGGGCGTGGATCTTCCTGATGCCGGGGGTGTCGGTGAGGTCGCAATCCTATTCTCTGGGCCCGAGCTCTTCGGGAACGGCAACTTCCGGCTCTCGACTTTGGACGAGAACAACGGGTTTCGGATGAATGGCATTGAGCCAGGGGAGCTGTTCGGCGAGCGGATCTCGCGAAAGACCGGCGACATCAATGGGGATGGTATCCAGGACATGGCTGCGGTTGCTCCCAGCGCGGAACCCGACGGCCTGGTGAGTCAGGGCCGCGTCTACGTGGTTTTCGGTGGGGGGGACTTCGGTGCGTCAGCGACATTTGATCTTAACCAGCTCGACGGGACAAATGGGTTCACCATCATCGGTGAGGCCGAGCGACAGGGCCTGGACAAGATCGAGATCGTCCCCGATATCAACGGGGATGGCTTCGACGAGGTGCTGGTCGGCGCACAAGGTCATGATGTCGGTGAGGTAAACAATGTTGGAAGGGCGTACCTGATCTTTGGCGGCGCGGCGGTCGCGCCAGGTGGGCTGCTCGATCTGGAAGAGTTCGCCGCTGATCCAATCGGGCGAGGGTTCACGCTCACCGGCACGGGGGAAACCACGAATCTAGGTGAGGCCCTTGCAGGCTTGGGAGACTTCAACGCGGACGGCTTCAACGATATTGCCATTGCCGAAGGGAGAAACCGCGACAACGGGGAAGGCTCTGGCGTTATCTTCATCGTGTTTGGTAGCCCGGACGTCGGTGAGAGCGGCGAGATCGACCCGCGTGCCTTGTACGAACCAAGCGCGGTCGGGACAGCGATTATCGGTGAGGCAGACCCTCCCAGTCAGCTTGGAACGACGCTGGGCGCCTCGGGCGACTTCAACGGGGATGGCTATCCGGATTTGCCGATCTTCCAACTGGACACCGATGCACCTGGCCAGCCTTACCCCGGCGGCGCAGCGCGAATCGTCTTCGGCGGACCAGGCTTTGGAGAATCCGGTCCGCTGTTGATCTCGATGCTTGATGGTAGCAACGGGTTCACCGTGTTCTCTCCGGAGGAAAGGGGTGACTGCGGAGACGGGCTGGATTCCGCTGGGGACGTCAATGGTGATGGCATTGACGATTTGATCATTGGTTGTCCAGAGGCTCGCCCCGACGACATCTCCGCTGCAGGGACGGCCTACGTCGTGTTCGGCAGGAACACGGTTTCGGACGTGGACGGCGATGGCATCGTCGACACATCGGACAATTGCATTGATGTGGCGAACGCCGACCAGCGGGACACCAACGATGACGGCTTTGGCAACGTCTGCGATGCCGACCTAAACAACGACTGTCTGGTGACAGGACAAGACTGGCTCATCATGCGCGACGTGCTCTTCACGGACAACGCTGATGCCGACCTGGACGGAAACGGCATAGTCAATGGTGGCGACGCTCTGGCGCTGTTCGAGGCACGCTTCACGGCGCCAGGCCCTAGCGGTGTCGACAACGCGTGCGAGGCGGGATAG
- a CDS encoding proline racemase family protein — protein sequence MDPAAPRPELIPPSPAGAKTFHCVEAHTEGEPLRIILSGFEDLRGDTILARRRDAHDRLDHLRRALMWEPRGHADMYGCIVVPAEREGSDFGVLFTHNEGYSTMCGHGVLAMARVAVELGLVPVVRPVTTMVMDTPAGPVRATVRLDQETGAVQAVSFQNVPSWVVSLDREIHVPDVGVVPYDVAFGGAFYAYLDADAVGLTLEPASTQRLIEAGRAIKQAVQAADRPRHPVDEDLSFLYGTIFTGPASDPEHHSRHVCVFADGEVDRSPTGTGVSGRLALLRAREQIAVAETIGIESILGSRFYCRVVEEHDHGGGLGSQIVPEVEGRAWVTGATQWVIDPEDPFREGFLLR from the coding sequence ATGGATCCCGCCGCGCCACGCCCAGAGCTCATCCCACCCTCGCCCGCCGGCGCCAAGACCTTTCACTGCGTGGAGGCCCACACGGAGGGCGAACCCCTTCGCATCATCCTGTCAGGCTTCGAAGACTTGCGCGGAGACACGATCCTCGCGCGCCGGCGCGACGCGCACGATCGCCTCGATCACCTGCGCCGGGCCCTCATGTGGGAACCCCGCGGCCACGCCGACATGTACGGCTGCATCGTCGTGCCCGCCGAGCGTGAGGGATCGGACTTCGGCGTGCTGTTCACCCACAACGAGGGCTACTCGACCATGTGCGGCCACGGCGTGCTGGCGATGGCGCGGGTGGCAGTGGAACTCGGCCTGGTGCCCGTCGTGCGCCCGGTCACCACCATGGTGATGGATACGCCTGCGGGCCCCGTGCGGGCCACGGTCAGGCTCGATCAGGAAACGGGCGCCGTGCAGGCGGTGTCCTTCCAGAACGTCCCCTCGTGGGTGGTGAGCTTGGACCGAGAGATTCACGTACCGGATGTGGGAGTCGTGCCTTACGACGTGGCGTTCGGCGGCGCCTTCTACGCCTATCTCGACGCCGACGCCGTCGGCCTGACCCTCGAGCCGGCCTCGACCCAACGCCTCATTGAGGCGGGCCGCGCGATCAAGCAGGCCGTGCAGGCCGCGGACCGGCCGCGGCATCCGGTAGATGAAGACCTATCGTTTTTGTACGGCACGATCTTCACCGGCCCCGCCAGTGATCCTGAGCACCACTCGCGCCACGTGTGCGTCTTCGCCGACGGCGAAGTCGATCGAAGCCCGACCGGCACGGGCGTCAGCGGGCGCCTCGCGCTGCTGCGAGCGCGGGAGCAGATCGCCGTGGCCGAGACGATCGGCATCGAGAGCATTCTCGGCAGCCGCTTCTACTGTCGCGTCGTGGAGGAGCACGATCACGGCGGCGGACTGGGATCTCAGATCGTCCCGGAGGTGGAAGGTCGCGCCTGGGTCACCGGCGCGACGCAGTGGGTGATCGACCCGGAGGATCCGTTCCGCGAGGGGTTCCTCCTGCGCTAA
- a CDS encoding NAD(P)H-dependent oxidoreductase, with amino-acid sequence MNVLAFAASNSRHSINGQLIQFALQRLTTSIMPGAATRVLDLNDFEMPIYSIDREQADGIHPLAQEFFDAIGEADAIVVSFAEHNGSFTAAWKNIFDWMSRIDSKVWQGKPMVALAATPGKRGGAGVLGTVERLAPFFGSTLAGKYGVANWATAWDPASQSLKSDADLAGLDSALAGLRDH; translated from the coding sequence ATGAACGTACTCGCCTTCGCTGCAAGCAACAGCCGACACTCGATCAATGGGCAGTTGATTCAGTTCGCCCTGCAGCGTCTGACCACATCCATCATGCCGGGGGCGGCCACGCGTGTTCTAGATCTCAACGACTTTGAAATGCCCATCTACTCCATCGATCGGGAGCAGGCCGATGGCATCCATCCACTGGCGCAAGAGTTCTTTGACGCCATCGGCGAGGCCGATGCCATCGTCGTCTCCTTCGCTGAGCACAACGGTTCGTTCACAGCGGCCTGGAAGAACATCTTCGATTGGATGAGCCGCATTGATAGCAAGGTGTGGCAGGGGAAGCCGATGGTGGCGCTTGCCGCGACGCCGGGCAAACGCGGTGGTGCAGGCGTCCTCGGCACCGTCGAGCGGCTAGCCCCATTCTTCGGCAGTACGCTCGCTGGCAAGTACGGTGTCGCCAACTGGGCCACGGCCTGGGATCCAGCCAGTCAGTCCCTCAAATCGGATGCAGACCTGGCAGGCCTGGATAGCGCGTTGGCCGGCCTCAGGGACCACTAG
- a CDS encoding pirin family protein: protein MALTRRHDALIWRANAAFVGPVQVRRSLPAADIQSIGPIVFLDHFGPVDAPEGKLPAHPHAGIEVMTYLLQGANEHTDSQGHVGQIADGGTQWMRAGAGILHAERNLIDRATTMHGLQIWARLPIAEQDAEPAYRAFQASDMPTWRQDGADIRLLSGALRGHAGLIPLALPSLMAHVRVSHGSSATITLPHPDHEYGVYTVSATDGARVDRHVLDRPGLAVRLAADAGTVLLTAGADQAADFFLFGGEPAPQPLVYGGPFVLDSEAAIAKAQHRYEAGEMGTLDGVPF from the coding sequence ATGGCCCTGACACGGCGACACGACGCATTGATCTGGCGGGCGAACGCTGCGTTCGTCGGGCCTGTGCAGGTGAGGCGCTCCCTGCCGGCAGCAGATATCCAGTCGATAGGCCCGATCGTGTTCCTCGATCACTTCGGCCCCGTGGATGCGCCTGAAGGAAAGCTACCGGCGCACCCCCATGCGGGCATCGAGGTGATGACCTACCTGCTGCAGGGCGCCAACGAACACACGGACAGCCAGGGGCATGTGGGCCAGATTGCAGACGGCGGCACACAATGGATGCGTGCCGGGGCAGGTATCCTCCACGCGGAGCGCAACCTGATCGACCGCGCCACCACCATGCACGGGCTGCAGATCTGGGCGCGCCTACCGATCGCTGAACAGGACGCTGAGCCCGCTTACCGAGCGTTCCAAGCGAGTGACATGCCCACCTGGCGCCAGGATGGCGCCGACATTCGCCTGTTGTCGGGCGCACTACGCGGCCACGCCGGGCTCATCCCGTTGGCGCTGCCCTCGCTCATGGCACATGTGCGCGTGTCCCACGGTTCATCCGCGACGATCACCCTTCCGCACCCCGATCACGAGTACGGCGTCTACACGGTGTCGGCCACCGACGGTGCGCGCGTCGATCGGCATGTGCTTGACCGACCGGGTCTAGCCGTGCGCCTGGCCGCCGACGCCGGCACCGTCTTGCTGACGGCAGGGGCGGATCAGGCGGCCGACTTCTTCCTGTTCGGTGGCGAACCTGCGCCGCAGCCGCTGGTGTATGGCGGCCCCTTCGTACTCGACAGTGAGGCAGCCATCGCCAAAGCACAGCACCGCTATGAGGCGGGCGAGATGGGTACTTTGGATGGGGTCCCGTTCTAG